One Streptomyces sp. NBC_01217 genomic region harbors:
- a CDS encoding ATP-dependent Clp protease ATP-binding subunit — MFERFTDRARRVVVLAQEEARMLNHNYIGTEHILLGLIHEGEGVAAKALESLGISLEAVRQQVEEIIGQGQQAPSGHIPFTPRAKKVLELSLREALQLGHNYIGTEHILLGLIREGEGVAAQVLVKLGADLNRVRQQVIQLLSGYSGGKEAATAGGPAEGTPSTSLVLDQFGRNLTQAARESKLDPVIGREKEIERVMQVLSRRTKNNPVLIGEPGVGKTAVVEGLAQAIVKGEVPETLKDKHLYTLDLGALVAGSRYRGDFEERLKKVLKEIRTRGDIILFIDELHTLVGAGAAEGAIDAASILKPMLARGELQTIGATTLDEYRKHLEKDAALERRFQPIQVAEPSLPHTIEILKGLRDRYEAHHRVSITDEALVQAATLADRYISDRFLPDKAIDLIDEAGSRMRIRRMTAPPDLREFDEKIAGVRRDKESAIDSQDFEKAASLRDKEKQLLAAKTKREKEWKAGDMDVVAEVDGELIAEVLATATGIPVFKLTEEESSRLLRMEDELHKRVIGQKDAIKALSQAIRRTRAGLKDPKRPGGSFIFAGPSGVGKTELSKTLAEFLFGDEDALIALDMSEFSEKHTVSRLFGSPPGYVGYEEGGQLTEKVRRKPFSVVLFDEVEKAHPDIFNSLLQILEDGRLTDSQGRVVDFKNTVIIMTTNLGTRDISKGFNLGFAAQGDVKTNYERMKVKVNEELKQHFRPEFLNRVDDTVVFHQLTEEDIIQIVDLMLAKVDERLKDRDMGIELSSEAKSLLAKKGYDPVMGARPLRRTIQREIEDILSEKILFGELRPGHIVVVGTEGEGEEKKFTFRGEEKSALPDVPPIEQAAGGAGPNMSKDV, encoded by the coding sequence AGGGTGTCGCCGCTAAGGCCCTGGAGAGCCTCGGGATTTCGCTCGAGGCGGTCCGCCAGCAGGTGGAGGAGATCATCGGCCAGGGCCAGCAGGCCCCGTCCGGGCACATCCCCTTCACGCCCCGGGCCAAGAAGGTCCTGGAGCTGTCGCTCCGCGAGGCCCTCCAGCTCGGCCACAACTACATCGGCACCGAGCACATCCTGCTCGGCCTGATCCGCGAGGGCGAGGGCGTCGCAGCCCAGGTCCTCGTGAAGCTGGGCGCCGACCTGAACCGGGTGCGGCAGCAGGTCATCCAGCTGCTCTCCGGCTACTCGGGCGGCAAGGAGGCGGCAACCGCGGGCGGCCCCGCGGAAGGCACGCCCTCCACATCCCTGGTGCTCGACCAGTTCGGCCGGAATCTCACCCAGGCGGCCCGCGAATCCAAGCTCGACCCGGTCATCGGGCGCGAGAAGGAGATCGAGCGGGTCATGCAGGTGCTGTCCCGCCGTACCAAGAACAACCCGGTTCTCATCGGCGAGCCCGGCGTCGGCAAGACGGCGGTCGTCGAAGGACTGGCGCAGGCCATCGTCAAGGGCGAGGTGCCCGAGACCCTCAAGGACAAGCACCTCTACACCCTCGACCTCGGTGCGCTGGTCGCCGGTTCCCGCTACCGCGGTGACTTCGAGGAGCGCCTGAAGAAGGTGCTCAAGGAGATCCGCACCCGCGGCGACATCATCCTGTTCATCGATGAGCTCCACACCCTGGTGGGTGCGGGTGCCGCCGAGGGCGCGATCGACGCCGCCAGCATCCTCAAGCCCATGCTCGCCCGCGGCGAGCTGCAGACCATCGGTGCCACGACGCTCGACGAGTACCGCAAGCACCTGGAGAAGGACGCCGCTCTCGAGCGCCGCTTCCAGCCCATCCAGGTCGCGGAGCCGTCGCTGCCGCACACCATCGAGATCCTCAAGGGTCTGCGCGACCGCTACGAGGCCCACCACCGCGTCTCCATCACGGACGAGGCGCTGGTCCAGGCCGCGACGCTGGCCGACCGGTACATCTCGGACCGCTTCCTGCCGGACAAGGCGATCGACCTGATCGACGAGGCCGGTTCCCGGATGCGCATCCGCCGGATGACCGCGCCGCCGGACCTCCGCGAGTTCGACGAGAAGATCGCGGGCGTCCGCCGCGACAAGGAGTCCGCGATCGACTCGCAGGACTTCGAGAAGGCCGCGTCCCTGCGCGACAAGGAGAAGCAGCTCCTCGCCGCGAAGACCAAGCGCGAGAAGGAGTGGAAGGCCGGCGACATGGACGTCGTGGCCGAGGTCGACGGCGAGCTGATCGCCGAGGTCCTCGCCACCGCGACCGGCATCCCGGTCTTCAAGCTGACGGAGGAGGAGTCCTCCCGGCTGCTGCGCATGGAGGACGAGCTCCACAAGCGCGTCATCGGCCAGAAGGACGCCATCAAGGCCCTCTCGCAGGCGATCCGCCGTACGCGAGCCGGTCTGAAGGACCCGAAGCGTCCCGGTGGCTCGTTCATCTTCGCCGGCCCGTCCGGTGTCGGTAAGACCGAGCTCTCCAAGACGCTCGCCGAATTCCTCTTCGGTGACGAGGACGCGCTGATCGCCCTCGACATGTCGGAGTTCAGCGAGAAGCACACGGTTTCCCGCCTCTTCGGTTCTCCCCCCGGCTACGTCGGTTACGAAGAGGGCGGCCAGCTCACCGAGAAGGTGCGCCGCAAGCCGTTCTCCGTCGTCCTCTTCGACGAGGTCGAGAAGGCCCACCCCGATATCTTCAATTCCCTGCTCCAGATCCTGGAGGACGGTCGCCTGACCGACTCCCAGGGCCGGGTCGTGGACTTCAAGAACACGGTCATCATCATGACGACCAACCTCGGGACCCGGGACATCTCCAAGGGCTTCAACCTGGGCTTCGCCGCCCAGGGCGACGTCAAGACGAACTACGAGCGGATGAAGGTCAAGGTCAACGAAGAGCTCAAGCAGCACTTCCGCCCCGAGTTCCTCAACCGTGTCGACGACACGGTCGTCTTCCACCAGCTCACCGAGGAAGACATCATCCAGATCGTCGACCTCATGCTGGCCAAGGTGGACGAGCGCCTGAAGGACCGCGACATGGGCATCGAGCTGAGCTCGGAAGCCAAGTCGCTCCTGGCGAAGAAGGGCTACGACCCCGTGATGGGCGCCCGGCCGCTGCGCCGGACGATCCAGCGCGAGATCGAGGACATCCTCTCCGAGAAGATCCTCTTCGGTGAGCTGCGTCCCGGTCACATCGTGGTCGTCGGCACCGAGGGCGAGGGTGAGGAGAAGAAGTTCACCTTCCGCGGCGAGGAGAAGTCGGCTCTG